From Woronichinia naegeliana WA131, the proteins below share one genomic window:
- a CDS encoding PIN domain-containing protein — protein MHYEVIVDTGILLALIDRNDSHHTWVTERLKEIAPPLLTCEAVISESWFLLQRVKRGREVLLQLLAQKQIIIRFNLDAELVTIMALLSRYQSVPVSLADAELVRMSELYPNSLIFTLDSDFLVYRKNRDRLIPLLMPPLDS, from the coding sequence ATGCACTACGAGGTAATTGTTGACACAGGGATTTTACTAGCTTTGATTGACCGCAATGATAGCCACCATACTTGGGTGACAGAACGATTAAAAGAGATTGCTCCCCCATTACTGACTTGTGAAGCGGTGATTTCAGAAAGTTGGTTTTTGTTGCAACGGGTAAAGAGAGGGCGAGAAGTTTTGCTGCAATTGTTAGCCCAGAAACAGATCATTATTCGGTTTAATTTGGATGCGGAGTTGGTGACAATAATGGCATTATTAAGTCGCTATCAATCAGTACCAGTTTCTTTAGCAGATGCGGAGTTAGTACGAATGTCGGAGCTATATCCTAATAGTCTGATTTTTACTCTCGATAGCGATTTTCTCGTTTACAGAAAGAATCGCGATCGTCTAATTCCTTTGCTTATGCCTCCATTAGATTCTTAA
- a CDS encoding DUF2442 domain-containing protein, with protein sequence MLCPKIISAKIIENYTLLVHFSNHQARKYNCEKLLEKTMFSPLKNYAFFKNFQLDPSGSGIIWNDEIDISEYEIWVNGIELQL encoded by the coding sequence ATGCTTTGCCCCAAAATAATATCAGCCAAAATCATTGAAAATTACACTTTATTGGTGCATTTTTCTAATCATCAAGCTAGAAAATATAACTGTGAAAAGCTACTGGAAAAAACAATGTTTTCCCCGCTTAAAAACTATGCTTTCTTTAAAAATTTTCAACTAGATCCATCAGGTAGTGGAATCATTTGGAATGATGAAATTGATATAAGCGAGTATGAAATTTGGGTCAATGGGATTGAACTACAATTGTAG
- a CDS encoding Nramp family divalent metal transporter, translated as MSVSPQVASLSEVHRTVVIPSGKGLWRKLLAYAGPGYLVAVGYMDPGNWATDLAGGSQFGYTLLSVILLSNLMAVLLQSLCVRLGVATGKDLAQACRAYYSPPVSFLLWILAEIAIAACDLAEVLGSAIGLKLLFGIPLLIGVSLTAADVILLLSLQSRGFRYLEALVITLIALIGGCFLAELFLAQPQWSGILAGFVPQSAVIHNPEMLYLAIGILGATVMPHNLYLHSAIIQTRAWELTTPKKWEAIRFGSLDSTIALCFALFINAAILILAAATFHESGHHHIASIEDAYQMLTPLLGTGLASTLFAIALLASGQNATLTGTLAGQIVMEGFIKLRMRPWLRRLLTRSLAIIPALLTILLLGEGSTTDLLVLSQVILSLQLSFAVIPLVSFTSNPRIMKEFVNPTWLKLLAGAVATLIVGLNSWLLLQMFWGWLH; from the coding sequence ATGTCTGTTTCTCCCCAGGTGGCTAGTTTATCGGAAGTTCATCGCACTGTGGTTATTCCTTCAGGGAAGGGACTTTGGCGCAAGCTTTTGGCCTATGCGGGGCCGGGTTATTTGGTCGCGGTGGGCTATATGGATCCAGGCAACTGGGCCACGGATTTGGCGGGGGGATCTCAGTTTGGCTATACCTTGCTGAGTGTTATTTTATTGTCTAACCTGATGGCGGTATTGTTACAATCGCTCTGTGTGCGGTTAGGAGTGGCAACGGGAAAGGACTTAGCTCAAGCCTGTCGAGCCTACTATTCACCACCAGTTAGTTTTTTACTCTGGATTTTGGCGGAAATTGCGATCGCGGCCTGTGATTTAGCCGAGGTGCTGGGCAGTGCGATCGGTTTAAAGTTGCTCTTTGGGATTCCGTTACTTATTGGTGTGAGTTTGACGGCTGCCGATGTCATTTTATTGCTGTCACTGCAAAGTAGAGGTTTTCGCTACCTGGAAGCCCTGGTGATTACCCTTATTGCTTTGATTGGCGGCTGTTTTTTAGCGGAATTATTTTTGGCCCAACCCCAATGGTCGGGAATATTAGCCGGTTTTGTTCCCCAATCAGCCGTTATTCATAATCCTGAAATGCTCTATCTGGCGATCGGGATTTTAGGCGCGACGGTGATGCCCCATAATCTCTATCTCCATTCCGCCATTATCCAAACCCGTGCCTGGGAATTGACGACACCGAAAAAATGGGAAGCGATTCGTTTTGGTAGTTTAGATTCCACCATTGCCCTCTGTTTTGCCCTGTTTATTAATGCGGCGATCTTAATTTTGGCGGCGGCCACTTTCCATGAGTCAGGTCATCATCATATTGCTTCGATTGAAGATGCCTATCAAATGCTCACCCCGCTATTAGGAACGGGTTTAGCCAGCACTTTATTTGCGATCGCCTTGTTAGCCTCAGGCCAAAACGCCACCTTAACGGGGACATTGGCTGGCCAGATTGTCATGGAAGGGTTTATCAAATTGCGAATGCGTCCCTGGTTGCGTCGTTTATTGACCCGTAGCCTAGCCATTATTCCTGCTCTATTAACCATTTTGCTTTTGGGGGAAGGTAGCACAACAGATTTATTAGTATTAAGTCAGGTGATTCTCAGTTTACAACTCTCCTTTGCCGTCATTCCCCTAGTGAGCTTTACCAGTAACCCTCGCATTATGAAGGAATTTGTGAATCCAACCTGGCTTAAACTGTTGGCAGGGGCAGTCGCGACTTTAATCGTCGGTTTAAATAGCTGGCTACTTTTGCAGATGTTTTGGGGATGGTTACATTAA
- a CDS encoding DUF4160 domain-containing protein yields the protein MPEITRFYGIIIKLFFADHLPPHFHAIYGDYNALFNLETLEIIEGDLPNRATKMVVEWATIYQPELLKMWNTQEFNKLPPLK from the coding sequence ATGCCAGAAATTACTCGATTTTACGGAATTATCATTAAACTCTTTTTTGCCGATCATCTACCTCCCCATTTTCATGCGATTTATGGAGACTATAACGCCCTATTTAACCTAGAAACCTTAGAAATCATCGAAGGCGACTTACCCAATAGAGCCACAAAAATGGTTGTAGAATGGGCAACAATCTATCAACCAGAATTATTGAAAATGTGGAATACTCAAGAATTTAATAAATTACCACCTTTGAAATAA
- a CDS encoding GIY-YIG nuclease family protein, whose amino-acid sequence MSRDFSEIPDRPGIYAVRHRYQGLLYIGKTKSLRGRFKGGHKAFLWAWLDQYTSEDVRIAVQTIPYSKNPALLLELEAIILRATEPPYNVQIPMES is encoded by the coding sequence TTGAGCCGTGATTTTAGCGAAATTCCCGATCGTCCTGGTATTTACGCAGTCAGACATAGATATCAGGGATTACTTTACATTGGTAAAACCAAAAGCTTACGAGGTCGTTTTAAAGGTGGACACAAAGCTTTTTTGTGGGCTTGGCTCGATCAATATACAAGTGAAGATGTACGAATTGCGGTGCAGACAATACCTTACTCGAAAAACCCTGCGCTACTATTAGAACTAGAGGCGATAATTTTAAGGGCAACTGAGCCACCGTATAATGTTCAAATTCCTATGGAGTCCTAA